The nucleotide sequence GCCGTGGCGTTAGGGATCTTTGTCATCCCGGAGCTGCTTAAAAATATAACCAGCGGAGAGTTGGGGGAGGTATTCAAAGCCCCCATTAAGCGGATTCTCCCGACTCGTGAGGACTTTTCTAAATGCAAGTATACCATTCCCCGGTCGAGTGTGCTGGGCTTCATTGTGGGCGCCCTTCCCGGGGCAGGGACGACTCTTGCGGCTGTGCTTGCTTATACTTTAGAGAAAAAAGTCTCCCCTGATGCAAAGCAGTTCGGTCACGGCGCCATCCAGGGGGTATGTGCAGCAGAATCTGCTAATAATGCCGGCTCTGCTGGGGCATTTGTGCCGCTTCTTGCACTTGGTATTCCCGGATCTGCGGTGACGGCTATCATGCTAGGGGCCTTCATGATGTTTGGCCTTCGCCCAGGCCCTTTACTTATAAAGTCCAATCCAGACCTGGTCTGGGGACTCATTTGCAGCATGTATATCGGGAATATCTTGCTCTTGATTCTCAACCTGCCATTGATCAGACTCTGGGTAAAAATCATTCAGATCCCATACCACATTCTGGTAGGGATCATCCTCCTGTGCAGTACAGCCGCTTGTTATGCATCGAACGGTAATATTTTCGATCTCTATGTAATGTTTGGATTCGGAATTTTAGGATGGATTGTCTCCCAACTTGGTTACTCGGTGGCGCCTATTCTGCTTGGATTGATCCTCGGACCAATACTGGAATATAATTTTAGAGATTCTCTAATCATTTCAGATGGAAATCCTTCCATCTTCTTTACTCGGCCTATCTCATTAATATTCATCATATACACTATACTTATCATAGTGGTTCCCGTCGGGAGGCGTTTAATTCTTCAAAGCCGCAATAAAGCATAAGTTGGAAAATTGGTAACCCTTCGCCAGGCAGATTTGCTACAAACTTTGCCCGTTTTCCCACATTATGATTAGGACAAGACAGGAATCCCGTTATAGGAATTGATTAATCCTGTTCTATATGGATTCCCGCTTTACTCCGGTCATTTACACCATCCTGACCGTCTAGGCCCAGAGGCAGGTCATCTCGTTTGGTCGAGGCTTGCTTTGGATCTGTTTAGCGCCCCATACTATATTGACCACTTAATGCCCTCTTATTGTGGGTCAAGCTTATTAATACGATTCACTCGGTCAGGCTAAACGTGATCGAGGCGCTTGACAAGGCAGGATTGAAAAATAAGGTCAAGGTGATGATCGGCGGGGCGCCGGTCACTCGCGAGTGTGCTGATGAGGTTGGCGCCGAGGGCTTTGCCGAGGATTGTGCATCTGCGGTGGATGAAGCTGTTCGCTTGATGAACCTTTAAAAAAATTTTTATAAACATTATTATTAAGGTTGGCAAGAAGACATACGCTAGTTTGAGAAGGGCTTAAGAAAGTGCCCATTTTCGGAGCAGAAAGGAAATTTTAAGGGTATGATAAATAGAGAACGTTTTAGAGCCATCGCCAGGTTCGAGAAGCCAGGAGATCTATCCACCACTGACACTTTCTGGCAGGGGACCCTGATATCTTGGGTGGAAAATGGAGCGCCCCCGCAGCTGACAAACAGCACTTATCGTGGGGATTACTTTGGGTTTGATCACAGGCGTAATATGAGAGAGATCGTCTCCGGACTGGTGCAGGTTCCTTACGGGGTGGGTGAAGTTGAGTCGTATCTTGCTATCCCGCCGATCGTTCCTCAGTTTGAGCCAATTGAAATACTGGACAGATTACCCCGGGATGGGTCGCGCTGGCACAATATGGCTTGCTGATCAGGGTATAAAAGTCGTTGGGACCGATGCGCCCGGTTGGGATCGGCCATTCAGGTATCAGGCCGAGGATTTCAAGAAGACTGGTGATAGGAGTTTGATCTGGGAGGGCCATTTTGCCGGGATTGAGAGAGAATACTTTCAGATGGAAAAGCTGGCGAATCTGGACCAGCTCCCTTCATACGGCTTTAAAGTATCCTGTTTTCCCATAAAGATCCTGAATGCAGGGGCAGCCTGGGTCAGGCCGGTAGCGATTATTAAGGAATAGATGGCAAAGGAGATTGGTTCGATGAAAGTTAAATGGTTTTCGACTCCGGCTCTGTTGGTGTGCCTGGTTGTTATTCTTGGCTTTGCAGTGCCCGCAGCGGCCCAAGGCGCGCCTAAGATAACCAAAGAACAGCTCAAAGAGATGCTGGATAATCCCGAGGTGATTGTCATTGACGTCCGTCTTGAGATTCTCTGGAAAGCCAGCAAATTTAAAATTAAAGGCGCTGTGAGGGAGAAAAGTGGAAAAGCGGAGAAATGGGCCGGTAAATATGACAAGACAAAAACCTATGTCTTGTATTGCGCCTGACATTTTGAATTCAGTGCTGCCAGGATGGCAAAGCAAATGATAGAGATGGGGTTTACCAAGGTCTTCGCACTCAAAGGCGGTTGGCGTGAATGGGAAAAGGCTCAATATCCCATTGACCCTAAGTAAAACAGAGGAAGCAACCCTTTGATTGATCGCGGCTGTCTGGCCCCTATTTCACGCCCTGACAAGATCAATGACCGTGATTTCGGGCGGAGCAAGAATACGGATAGGCGGACCCCAGACGCCAGTACCGCGACTGACATACAGGCGGGAATGATTTGGAAGATCGAGCAGGCCGGTGCCGAACTCATAAATATAAGGCGTGATCAGGTTAAGAGGAAAAAACTGCCCCTTGTGAGAATGCCCGGAAAGCTGCAGGTCAAAATGACCAAGCGCTTGTTTATCAACAGCCGGCATGTGTTTGAGCAGCAAGGTATAAATTTCAGAAGGCAGCTTCGAAAGCAGGTCTTTTTCAGATACTTTTGAGGCCTGTCCAAAGTGCTTGGCAGCATGATCGTCAACGCCGGCAATGTTAATGAGCCCGGCCACGGTGATTCCTTCGCCTCTCAAGAGCGTAAAGCCGACTTTTTTAATAAACTTTGCCGCTTGAGATATCCCCCAGTAAAACTCATGATTTCCGGTAACGGCAAATTTTCCGTACGTGGCCTGAATCTCACGGAGAGGCTGAATCAGGCGCTCGATATTACACCTTGCCGAATCTACGAGATCCCCAGTGGAAACCAGAATGTCAGGTTTCGCTTTTTTTACCTCTTCGATAATTCGTTTTAACCTTTTTGCCCCTATGGTTACGCCGAGATGCACGTCGGAAATCTGCACAATTCGCAGCGAATTCGACCCTTTCGGAAGCTTGGGAGTCTTAATGACCACTCTCTCGGTGCGAATA is from Deltaproteobacteria bacterium and encodes:
- a CDS encoding tripartite tricarboxylate transporter permease, producing MEFLNNLALGFSVAFSVQNVLFCFLGAFLGTFLGALPGVGAIMGVALLVPLTFSMDPITAMIMLAGIYYGGQYGCAISAILLNIPGDAPAILTIMDGYPMAQQGRAGPALAIAAIGSFIAGTFGVLALSLVAVPLVHFALHFGPPEYFALILASLVSLAGIFGESVIKSLMMVVLGLMVGTFGMDPVSGAERLTFGSVNMMNGFSFIAVALGIFVIPELLKNITSGELGEVFKAPIKRILPTREDFSKCKYTIPRSSVLGFIVGALPGAGTTLAAVLAYTLEKKVSPDAKQFGHGAIQGVCAAESANNAGSAGAFVPLLALGIPGSAVTAIMLGAFMMFGLRPGPLLIKSNPDLVWGLICSMYIGNILLLILNLPLIRLWVKIIQIPYHILVGIILLCSTAACYASNGNIFDLYVMFGFGILGWIVSQLGYSVAPILLGLILGPILEYNFRDSLIISDGNPSIFFTRPISLIFIIYTILIIVVPVGRRLILQSRNKA
- a CDS encoding cyclase family protein, with translation MSRILLSRRSFLSLSQLKYWTDYPGMGRAGTIWLADQGIKVVGTDAPGWDRPFRYQAEDFKKTGDRSLIWEGHFAGIEREYFQMEKLANLDQLPSYGFKVSCFPIKILNAGAAWVRPVAIIKE
- a CDS encoding rhodanese-like domain-containing protein; this translates as MKVKWFSTPALLVCLVVILGFAVPAAAQGAPKITKEQLKEMLDNPEVIVIDVRLEILWKASKFKIKGAVREKSGKAEKWAGKYDKTKTYVLYCA
- a CDS encoding metallophosphoesterase, with product MKRINEVSGWIFFLFLLVFLYSLMHYYIFMKAHVAFRFSDRAGSWLVFLMAFLIFAVLLGYLVERIISRSMARLMFNIGYIWFGISFYFVLVHLLIDAYRIPVYAGGFLSNRDFSNTIPSSKTAFYVSLMLSAVLNIYGYFEAKNIRTERVVIKTPKLPKGSNSLRIVQISDVHLGVTIGAKRLKRIIEEVKKAKPDILVSTGDLVDSARCNIERLIQPLREIQATYGKFAVTGNHEFYWGISQAAKFIKKVGFTLLRGEGITVAGLINIAGVDDHAAKHFGQASKVSEKDLLSKLPSEIYTLLLKHMPAVDKQALGHFDLQLSGHSHKGQFFPLNLITPYIYEFGTGLLDLPNHSRLYVSRGTGVWGPPIRILAPPEITVIDLVRA